Proteins encoded together in one Oceanobacillus iheyensis HTE831 window:
- a CDS encoding BCCT family transporter, producing the protein MNKRLIDWPTFIGALLILLTVVIPLILFPKAGSEVINSANRFVTGNFGILYLILGLSALIFILFVAFSRNGRIKLGGRDVKKEFGTFSWAAMLFSAGIGSSILYWAMIEWAFYYQGPPFGITPESEEAINWAASYGIFHWGPIAWALYTLPALPIAYFYYVRKKPVLKISEASRPVIGKYADGPLGVIIDILFIFGLLGGAGTTLALGTPMIAEGINHLTGIPVTLPLQAIIMIICTVIFAISSFSGINKGIKRLSDLNLWLAIFILAFVFIFGPTLFLSEMTFTSLGVIVNNFFSMATWLEPKANVPGVEGTNFPESWTVFYWAWWLVYAPFVGLFVARISRGRTIKEMILGTLIYGTLGCVLFFGILGNYGLYLQLSGSFDVIGYINEYSAPATIIAILDQLPLAWLVIPIFTVLAIVFLATTFDSASYILAAVAQKQVTKGEPLRWHRLFWAFTLMILPMTLMFIGGLETLQTASIVAGFPVIFIMILLAWSFMRASTNDLNQTKQSKSSSAIIVDVDRDQNRKEKNK; encoded by the coding sequence ATGAACAAACGTTTAATAGATTGGCCAACATTTATAGGAGCATTACTTATATTACTCACTGTGGTAATTCCGTTAATTTTATTTCCGAAAGCTGGCTCAGAAGTAATAAATTCTGCAAACCGATTTGTAACAGGTAACTTTGGTATCTTGTATCTCATCTTAGGATTGAGTGCTTTGATATTTATCTTATTCGTTGCTTTCAGTAGAAATGGCAGGATTAAACTAGGTGGAAGAGACGTAAAAAAAGAGTTTGGTACCTTTTCCTGGGCAGCGATGCTTTTCTCTGCAGGTATAGGTTCTAGTATTCTTTACTGGGCAATGATTGAGTGGGCATTCTATTATCAGGGCCCACCATTTGGAATTACTCCCGAATCAGAAGAAGCAATCAATTGGGCGGCATCCTATGGTATTTTCCACTGGGGACCAATAGCCTGGGCATTATACACATTACCCGCTTTACCTATCGCATATTTCTATTATGTTCGTAAAAAACCTGTATTGAAAATTAGTGAAGCTTCAAGACCTGTAATTGGTAAATATGCTGACGGCCCTCTAGGGGTAATTATTGATATTTTATTTATCTTCGGTCTTCTAGGCGGTGCTGGAACGACGCTAGCCTTAGGTACGCCAATGATTGCAGAAGGAATTAATCATTTAACGGGAATTCCTGTAACCCTTCCTTTACAAGCAATTATCATGATTATATGTACCGTTATTTTTGCAATTAGTTCGTTTTCAGGGATTAATAAAGGAATCAAAAGACTAAGTGACTTAAACTTGTGGCTAGCTATTTTCATTCTCGCTTTTGTGTTTATTTTTGGACCGACGCTTTTCCTTAGTGAAATGACATTTACAAGCTTAGGAGTAATCGTTAATAACTTCTTCTCTATGGCTACATGGCTAGAACCAAAAGCAAATGTCCCAGGAGTTGAAGGTACTAATTTCCCTGAAAGTTGGACCGTCTTTTACTGGGCCTGGTGGCTTGTTTACGCTCCATTTGTCGGTTTATTCGTAGCGAGAATTTCTCGTGGTAGAACCATTAAAGAGATGATTCTCGGGACATTAATTTATGGAACGTTAGGTTGTGTATTGTTCTTTGGAATTCTTGGTAATTATGGCTTATACCTACAGCTTTCCGGATCATTCGACGTTATTGGTTACATTAATGAATATAGTGCACCAGCAACGATTATTGCTATCCTTGATCAATTGCCACTAGCTTGGTTAGTAATCCCAATATTTACTGTTCTAGCAATTGTTTTCTTAGCTACAACATTTGACTCAGCCTCTTATATTCTTGCTGCTGTAGCACAAAAACAAGTAACAAAAGGTGAGCCATTAAGATGGCATCGTTTGTTCTGGGCATTCACGTTAATGATTTTACCTATGACACTTATGTTTATTGGCGGACTTGAAACACTACAAACCGCCAGTATTGTTGCTGGTTTTCCTGTCATATTTATCATGATACTGTTAGCTTGGTCGTTCATGCGAGCTTCGACAAATGATTTAAACCAAACAAAACAATCTAAATCAAGTTCTGCCATCATCGTTGATGTGGACAGAGATCAGAATCGTAAAGAAAAAAATAAATAA
- a CDS encoding alpha/beta hydrolase → MSETNIMENKISLYSRFVDDTYNIKIYTPDCPVPENGFPAIFVLDGSSHFQLAADVVRLQHIRHTKTEVQPSIVIGIAHQEEDRRNKRFRDFTASSDQVVFPDRMKGKIPDHFGGADQFLNFIEHELLTEINKKFFIDPEKRTLFGHSLGGYFTLYTSVHSPSLFETYLACSPSIWWNDHELNKSIEKALHEQEECTIRRQLYVGEKEGFMVEDAKHLQQLFQHYNHDCKLYIAPDENHASVVPTIMSRALRFASI, encoded by the coding sequence ATGAGCGAAACGAACATTATGGAAAATAAAATCTCTTTATACTCTAGATTTGTAGATGATACGTACAATATAAAAATATATACACCAGACTGCCCTGTTCCTGAGAATGGATTCCCCGCTATTTTTGTATTGGATGGCAGCTCTCATTTTCAATTAGCGGCTGACGTTGTTCGCCTACAACATATTCGTCATACCAAAACAGAGGTGCAACCAAGTATCGTTATCGGAATCGCTCATCAAGAGGAAGATAGAAGGAATAAACGTTTTCGAGATTTCACTGCATCTTCAGACCAAGTTGTTTTTCCCGATAGAATGAAAGGAAAAATACCAGACCACTTTGGCGGTGCTGACCAGTTTTTGAATTTTATAGAACACGAATTACTTACCGAAATAAATAAAAAGTTCTTTATAGATCCAGAAAAACGAACGTTATTTGGTCATTCGCTCGGTGGATACTTTACGCTATACACAAGTGTTCATTCTCCAAGCCTATTTGAAACGTATTTAGCTTGTAGTCCTTCTATTTGGTGGAACGACCATGAACTGAATAAATCTATAGAAAAAGCATTACATGAACAAGAAGAGTGTACAATACGAAGACAATTATATGTCGGAGAAAAAGAAGGATTTATGGTAGAGGATGCAAAGCATCTACAACAACTCTTTCAGCATTATAATCATGACTGTAAACTTTATATAGCACCTGATGAAAATCATGCCTCTGTCGTTCCTACTATTATGAGCAGAGCGCTTAGATTTGCTAGTATTTAA
- a CDS encoding FecCD family ABC transporter permease, which translates to MRKKNTWMPVFILASSPFFIVIVMVSSVIIGTKDITIEEIYQAIFHFNESNVDHQIIWTSRIPRFVAALLVGAFLAVAGAIMQGITRNYLASPSIMGVNDGSAFLVTLAIIFLPNISNASLIIISMIGSAIGAGLVFGFGSIIRDGLSPVRLAIIGTIIGTFLGSVATSIAMHFQVSQTITLWYNSKIHLVDPTLLLLSAPIGIIGIILAYSLAKGITISSLGEEVAIGLGQKTLLMKIASMLTVVILTGVSVALVGRIGFVGLIIPHITRFLVGVDYRYIIPCAAIIGGCFLALCDVISRLINFPYETPIGVVTAIIGVPFFLYLIWSKGSVKSA; encoded by the coding sequence ATGAGGAAAAAAAACACATGGATGCCGGTATTCATACTAGCATCCTCTCCTTTTTTTATCGTAATAGTTATGGTTAGTTCTGTTATCATTGGAACAAAAGATATTACAATAGAAGAAATCTATCAGGCTATATTTCATTTCAATGAAAGTAATGTAGACCATCAAATTATCTGGACTTCTCGTATCCCTCGGTTTGTCGCAGCATTACTTGTGGGAGCATTTCTAGCAGTTGCTGGTGCTATTATGCAAGGTATAACCAGAAATTACTTGGCATCCCCTTCTATCATGGGTGTAAATGACGGGTCTGCATTTTTAGTTACATTAGCGATTATCTTCTTACCAAATATATCTAATGCTTCGTTAATTATAATATCGATGATTGGTTCAGCCATTGGTGCTGGGCTTGTTTTTGGATTTGGATCGATTATTCGTGATGGTTTATCACCTGTAAGACTAGCGATTATCGGAACAATAATTGGAACATTCTTAGGTAGCGTCGCAACATCCATTGCAATGCACTTTCAAGTATCACAAACAATTACATTATGGTATAACTCCAAAATTCACTTAGTTGATCCAACATTACTTCTACTATCAGCACCAATAGGCATTATAGGAATTATTCTAGCCTATTCACTAGCGAAAGGAATTACCATCAGTTCTCTAGGTGAAGAAGTTGCCATAGGGTTAGGACAGAAGACACTTTTGATGAAAATTGCTTCAATGCTTACCGTTGTCATCTTAACTGGTGTATCCGTTGCTCTGGTAGGTAGAATCGGTTTTGTAGGATTAATCATTCCTCACATTACCCGCTTTTTAGTTGGTGTCGACTATCGCTATATCATACCTTGTGCCGCGATTATTGGAGGATGCTTTTTAGCTTTATGTGATGTAATTAGCAGATTAATTAACTTCCCATATGAAACTCCAATTGGAGTAGTCACCGCGATTATTGGAGTACCATTTTTCCTCTACTTAATTTGGAGTAAAGGGAGTGTGAAAAGTGCCTAA
- a CDS encoding FecCD family ABC transporter permease: MPKQTTRFIIIQLVLLLFILISSYLHLTNGEFDMKIMDLIRVLVGIGENEMHELVIFDFRMPRIVLAIITGAGLGIAGVVLQGITKNELADPGILGINAGAGVGVISFMYFFQVMFSSLSLNGWVSIMLLPIFGFVGGIITAIFILFFATKNQQMDMQRLILTGIALNSGLGALSMYISLKLSPEDYEMAAIWTTGSIYNANWIYIWSSLPWLLILGFVIYRKAPILDYFQLQEDQMISIGIQTEKEKRLLLYSSVGLISACVSVSGSIGFIGLMAPHIARQLIGIKHRYVIPVSALIGATLVVLSDFIAKTIFSPSELPVGIVISIIGIPYFLYLLIRNKEG, from the coding sequence GTGCCTAAACAAACAACTAGATTTATTATTATTCAACTTGTATTATTACTATTTATTTTAATATCTTCTTATCTTCATCTAACAAATGGGGAATTCGATATGAAGATTATGGATTTAATTCGAGTACTTGTCGGTATCGGAGAAAATGAAATGCATGAACTAGTCATTTTTGATTTCCGAATGCCTCGTATTGTTCTAGCAATTATTACAGGAGCAGGACTCGGGATTGCGGGTGTAGTTTTACAAGGAATCACTAAAAATGAATTAGCCGACCCTGGTATTCTTGGTATAAATGCAGGTGCTGGTGTAGGGGTAATTTCATTTATGTATTTTTTCCAAGTAATGTTTTCCTCCCTCTCTTTAAATGGCTGGGTATCTATCATGTTATTACCGATATTCGGATTTGTAGGAGGAATTATCACCGCGATATTCATACTGTTCTTTGCTACTAAAAACCAACAAATGGACATGCAACGATTAATCTTAACTGGTATTGCGTTAAATAGTGGTTTAGGCGCTTTATCGATGTATATCTCTTTAAAGCTGTCACCAGAAGACTATGAGATGGCAGCAATATGGACAACAGGTAGTATCTATAATGCAAATTGGATTTACATTTGGTCTTCCCTTCCTTGGTTATTAATATTAGGATTTGTTATCTATCGAAAAGCTCCAATTCTCGATTATTTCCAGTTACAAGAAGACCAAATGATAAGTATTGGCATACAAACGGAAAAAGAAAAAAGACTTCTCCTTTATTCGAGTGTGGGATTGATCAGTGCATGTGTTTCGGTCTCTGGAAGCATTGGATTTATTGGATTGATGGCCCCACATATTGCCAGACAACTTATAGGAATTAAACACCGCTATGTTATACCGGTAAGTGCCTTGATTGGAGCTACTCTAGTCGTACTTTCTGATTTCATAGCAAAAACAATTTTTTCTCCATCTGAATTACCAGTTGGAATTGTTATTTCGATTATTGGGATACCTTATTTCCTCTATCTTCTCATTCGGAATAAGGAAGGATGA
- a CDS encoding M20/M25/M40 family metallo-hydrolase, with translation MMKKVFECLMEKQEIKQTLEFIHQDENQTLKEQIQLTEIPAPPFKEQERAVQFQEMLIQYGLEHVHIDEEGNVFGIRKGAGNGPKLVISAHLDTVFPEGTDTTVSEKEGKYFAPGIGDDTRGLAEVLSLVRALTQSNVDTVGDIIIGGTVGEEGAGDLRGIKAYFDKNNADGYISIDGPNMDVITYLGTGSYRYTITYTGPGGHSFADFGNPSATHALGRAIAEISNIETTSDPKTTFSVGPITGGSSVNAISETASMQVDLRSNSKIELDRLDEKFQEVVKEACEAENRRWDSNALTLDIHRFGNRPPAKQSEDLPIVSALQEAIAAVGESPVLAGPSSTDANYPMSLGIPSITSGTGGQAGGAHTLQEWYNPKDGYLAVQKNFLLILGLVGIKDEIQPILTIRS, from the coding sequence ATGATGAAAAAGGTGTTTGAATGTTTGATGGAAAAGCAAGAAATAAAACAAACATTAGAATTTATTCATCAAGATGAGAACCAAACATTAAAGGAGCAAATTCAATTAACGGAAATACCAGCACCTCCTTTTAAAGAACAAGAACGGGCTGTACAATTTCAAGAAATGTTAATTCAATATGGACTTGAACATGTACATATCGATGAAGAAGGAAATGTTTTTGGGATAAGAAAAGGGGCAGGTAATGGCCCAAAACTAGTGATTTCTGCACATTTAGATACAGTATTCCCTGAAGGTACAGATACGACTGTAAGTGAAAAAGAAGGTAAATACTTCGCTCCAGGAATCGGCGATGATACAAGAGGACTGGCTGAAGTACTTTCGCTTGTTAGAGCATTAACTCAAAGTAATGTAGATACAGTTGGAGATATTATAATTGGCGGGACAGTTGGTGAAGAAGGAGCAGGAGATTTAAGAGGAATAAAAGCATACTTTGATAAAAATAATGCAGATGGATATATTTCTATTGATGGACCGAATATGGATGTGATTACGTATCTTGGAACAGGTAGTTATCGCTACACGATTACGTATACAGGTCCCGGAGGTCATAGTTTTGCAGACTTTGGAAATCCAAGTGCGACACATGCTCTAGGTAGAGCGATTGCAGAAATATCAAATATCGAAACGACATCTGATCCGAAAACAACCTTTTCTGTAGGTCCAATCACTGGTGGTTCTTCTGTAAATGCAATATCGGAAACAGCTTCTATGCAAGTTGATTTACGTTCCAATTCTAAAATAGAACTTGATCGCTTAGACGAAAAGTTCCAAGAAGTTGTAAAAGAGGCTTGTGAAGCCGAAAATCGTCGTTGGGATAGCAATGCATTAACATTAGATATACATCGATTTGGCAATAGACCCCCTGCTAAACAAAGTGAAGATCTACCGATTGTTAGTGCCCTGCAAGAGGCAATTGCTGCTGTAGGAGAATCACCAGTCTTAGCTGGACCCAGTAGTACAGATGCTAATTATCCAATGAGTTTAGGAATTCCTTCGATTACTTCTGGTACTGGTGGACAAGCTGGTGGGGCACATACATTACAGGAATGGTATAACCCTAAAGATGGCTATTTAGCAGTACAGAAAAATTTCTTACTTATTCTTGGACTTGTAGGTATTAAAGATGAAATCCAACCCATTTTAACAATACGTTCATAA
- the pabB gene encoding aminodeoxychorismate synthase component I, translating into MQQEGKLIFDFAFDEQKKKRLVFSDPVDMIVANAKSEVIFAMEKIEAYIHQGYYAGGYISYEAGEGFDANLKTSDDFELPLIMMGIYKEPLNIVDELEYPRLSQRFDWEMSTSKEKYLKQVSSIKNSIAQGDTYQVNYTVRLHSGDEVSDHDIYEKLSKAQQANYCAHLQLGRYSIVSASPELFFQLKNGKLLTKPMKGTMKRGKTAEEDIRNKQLLTESVKDQAENLMIVDLLRNDISKIAKKGTVTVPKLFNIESYPTVFQMTSTVTAEIEENIRIIDIFKALFPCGSITGAPKQSTMQIIQKLENTPREVYCGSIGYITPNQEALFNVAIRTAVIDTEQNTISYGVGGGITWDSVPEAEYEEAWAKAEILKSLNETDIELLETMKYENGNFYLISNHLNRLKKSAEYFNYSLSIKEIKQKLYEYAEENFNQHQVYRVRLLVNKRGEIKINSTPISLINEKTNYRFQLAVSPIDKNNPYYYHKTTFRKMYEKFREELGNAFDILLWNDKEELTEFTMGNLVVKVEEEYWTPPVKSGLLAGTFRQQLIEQKKIKERIISKSELESVDEVWFINSVRGWVQMFQQ; encoded by the coding sequence ATGCAACAAGAAGGAAAATTGATATTTGATTTTGCATTTGATGAACAGAAAAAGAAAAGATTAGTTTTTTCAGATCCCGTTGATATGATTGTCGCTAATGCGAAATCTGAAGTAATCTTTGCTATGGAAAAAATCGAAGCCTATATACATCAAGGATATTATGCAGGTGGGTATATCTCTTATGAAGCAGGAGAAGGTTTTGATGCTAATCTGAAAACATCGGATGACTTTGAGCTTCCGTTAATTATGATGGGGATCTATAAAGAACCTTTAAATATAGTAGATGAACTGGAGTACCCGCGATTATCCCAGCGATTCGATTGGGAGATGTCTACTTCTAAAGAAAAATATCTAAAACAAGTATCATCTATCAAAAACTCTATAGCACAAGGTGATACATATCAAGTTAACTATACCGTACGTTTACATTCAGGTGATGAGGTTAGTGATCATGATATATATGAAAAATTAAGTAAAGCTCAACAAGCAAATTATTGCGCTCACTTACAGCTAGGTAGATATAGTATTGTATCAGCATCTCCAGAGTTGTTTTTTCAATTAAAGAATGGAAAGTTACTAACGAAACCAATGAAAGGTACAATGAAACGTGGCAAAACTGCTGAAGAGGATATTCGGAATAAGCAATTACTAACGGAATCGGTAAAAGATCAAGCTGAAAATTTAATGATTGTAGATTTATTACGAAACGATATCTCTAAAATTGCTAAAAAAGGTACTGTAACTGTACCAAAACTATTTAATATTGAGAGTTATCCTACTGTATTTCAAATGACATCTACAGTTACTGCAGAAATTGAAGAAAACATCCGGATAATAGATATATTTAAAGCATTATTTCCATGTGGGTCGATAACAGGTGCGCCAAAGCAAAGTACAATGCAAATTATTCAAAAACTTGAAAACACCCCGAGAGAAGTTTATTGCGGAAGTATTGGATATATTACACCGAATCAAGAGGCGCTTTTTAATGTAGCGATACGTACTGCAGTGATTGATACGGAACAAAACACAATTTCTTACGGTGTTGGTGGAGGTATTACTTGGGACTCTGTTCCAGAGGCTGAATATGAAGAGGCTTGGGCGAAGGCAGAAATACTCAAATCTTTAAATGAGACAGATATTGAGTTGCTAGAGACAATGAAATATGAGAATGGGAACTTTTATTTAATAAGTAATCACTTAAATCGATTAAAAAAATCCGCTGAATATTTTAACTACTCCCTATCTATAAAAGAAATAAAACAAAAATTATATGAGTATGCGGAAGAAAACTTTAATCAACATCAAGTGTATAGAGTTCGATTATTAGTCAATAAACGCGGAGAAATTAAAATTAATTCCACACCTATTTCATTGATAAATGAAAAAACAAATTACCGATTTCAACTTGCTGTAAGTCCAATAGATAAGAATAACCCATATTACTATCATAAGACGACCTTTCGTAAGATGTATGAAAAATTTCGAGAAGAATTAGGAAATGCGTTTGATATTTTACTCTGGAATGATAAAGAAGAGTTAACGGAATTTACAATGGGAAATCTTGTTGTAAAAGTGGAAGAAGAATATTGGACTCCTCCCGTAAAGTCTGGATTACTTGCTGGCACTTTTCGTCAACAACTAATTGAACAGAAGAAAATAAAGGAAAGAATCATATCTAAGTCGGAATTAGAAAGTGTTGACGAAGTTTGGTTTATAAATAGTGTACGAGGTTGGGTGCAGATGTTTCAACAGTAA
- a CDS encoding type 1 glutamine amidotransferase domain-containing protein produces the protein MSKHIAVLVTDMVEEIELTDPVKAYKEAGHTVDIISNEGNKTINGKNGDKIEADKGINDVDPSAYDALLVPGGFSPDLLRIDPKNGEFAKAFMKDNKPVFAICHGPQFLVETDLLKGKTLTSFVSVRKDLENAGATVKDEEVVVDGNLVTSRTPDDLPAFNRESLKLLEK, from the coding sequence ATGAGTAAACACATTGCAGTATTAGTTACAGATATGGTGGAAGAAATCGAATTAACTGATCCAGTTAAAGCTTATAAAGAAGCAGGCCATACGGTAGACATTATTAGTAATGAAGGAAATAAAACGATTAATGGTAAAAATGGAGATAAAATTGAAGCAGACAAAGGTATTAACGATGTAGACCCATCTGCTTATGACGCATTATTAGTACCAGGTGGATTCTCTCCAGACTTACTTCGCATTGATCCGAAAAATGGAGAATTTGCAAAAGCATTTATGAAAGACAATAAACCAGTGTTCGCGATTTGTCACGGTCCTCAATTCTTAGTGGAAACGGACTTGCTCAAAGGTAAAACATTAACTAGCTTTGTTTCTGTGAGAAAAGACCTTGAAAACGCAGGTGCCACAGTTAAAGATGAAGAAGTAGTCGTAGATGGTAATCTTGTAACAAGCAGAACACCGGATGATTTACCAGCATTCAACCGCGAATCACTAAAATTGCTTGAAAAATAA
- a CDS encoding iron-hydroxamate ABC transporter substrate-binding protein, with translation MKKLYSLLLLALLIGILYGCGQDENADATDNTDTNEEETSDSQSVTYLDKEYEIPSEVDSIVTASLESMEDAAMLGVQPTGVLAIANEVPSYLAEDFEDPTLIGDKREPNHEVIATLEPDVILGSSKFQEPVAEKLSKIQTTLPYSHISSDWEDNLLLMGQLTNKEAEAQTIIDNYKQDAEGLSSQISGEMADKDVLIIRVRSGSMFVYPEDVYLNPVLYKDLGIEVPEVIKNTEAQAELSMETLAEIDPDTVFLQFDTSENAESPEALDELIEDPIFQSTTAAKDDNIHVNTVEPLAQGGTAWSKVHFLEALNELYAE, from the coding sequence TTGAAAAAGTTATATTCATTATTATTACTCGCTTTACTAATAGGAATACTATACGGATGCGGGCAAGACGAAAATGCTGATGCAACCGATAATACTGATACAAATGAAGAAGAAACTTCTGATAGTCAGTCTGTTACATATTTAGATAAAGAGTATGAAATACCATCCGAAGTAGATTCCATTGTAACCGCTAGCTTAGAGTCCATGGAAGATGCTGCTATGCTAGGTGTACAACCAACTGGTGTATTAGCGATAGCTAATGAAGTACCAAGTTATTTAGCGGAAGATTTTGAAGATCCTACTTTAATCGGAGATAAAAGAGAACCGAATCATGAAGTAATTGCTACGTTAGAACCTGATGTGATTTTAGGTTCATCTAAATTTCAAGAACCGGTTGCAGAAAAACTAAGTAAGATTCAAACTACATTACCATATTCTCATATTTCTTCAGATTGGGAAGATAACCTATTATTAATGGGACAATTAACCAATAAAGAAGCGGAAGCACAAACAATTATTGACAATTATAAACAAGATGCAGAAGGTCTTTCTTCTCAAATTTCTGGTGAAATGGCTGATAAAGATGTTCTTATTATCCGTGTAAGAAGTGGCTCTATGTTTGTTTACCCGGAAGATGTTTATTTAAACCCAGTACTATATAAAGACTTAGGAATAGAAGTTCCTGAGGTGATTAAAAATACAGAAGCTCAAGCTGAATTGTCCATGGAGACTTTAGCAGAGATCGATCCAGACACGGTATTTTTACAATTCGATACTTCAGAAAACGCAGAATCACCTGAAGCATTAGATGAGTTAATCGAAGATCCAATCTTCCAAAGCACTACGGCTGCAAAAGATGATAACATTCACGTGAATACAGTTGAACCACTTGCTCAAGGTGGTACTGCTTGGTCTAAAGTACATTTTCTTGAAGCATTAAACGAATTATATGCGGAGTAA
- a CDS encoding anthranilate synthase component II gives MLLIIDNYDSFTYNLVHYLEKLSIELMVIKNDQITIKEIAELDPDYILLSPGPHNPDQAGITLDVITFFHDKIPILGVCLGHQAIGQAFGANIIKTTPMHGKRSTISHDVKTVFKDIPSPYLVTRYHSLVIERTSLPEELVITSVSEDGEIMGVRHTTFPIEGVQFHPESIWTEYGEILLHNFLTHYANYKERRNDATRRKIDI, from the coding sequence ATGCTATTAATTATAGATAACTACGATTCTTTTACATATAACCTTGTACATTATTTGGAGAAACTTTCGATTGAGTTAATGGTAATTAAAAATGACCAAATTACTATTAAGGAAATCGCTGAGTTAGATCCTGATTATATATTATTATCACCGGGACCGCATAATCCGGATCAAGCAGGGATTACCTTAGACGTGATTACGTTTTTTCATGATAAAATACCAATTTTAGGAGTTTGTCTTGGACATCAGGCAATTGGACAAGCATTTGGTGCGAATATTATAAAAACCACCCCAATGCATGGAAAACGGTCAACTATATCTCATGATGTTAAAACGGTATTTAAGGACATACCCTCTCCTTATTTAGTAACACGGTATCACTCATTAGTGATTGAACGAACTTCATTACCCGAAGAGTTAGTGATTACATCTGTATCAGAAGACGGAGAGATAATGGGAGTTCGACATACCACATTCCCAATAGAGGGTGTGCAATTTCATCCAGAGTCTATTTGGACAGAATATGGTGAAATATTACTTCATAATTTCCTTACTCATTATGCTAATTACAAGGAGCGCAGAAACGATGCAACAAGAAGGAAAATTGATATTTGA
- a CDS encoding ABC transporter ATP-binding protein, with protein sequence MSKNTIQIDQVTTGYSKKTIISDLSLEIEEGKITTIIGPNGCGKSTLLKTIGRVLKQKFGDILLYDQNMKSLSTKEIAKKLAILSQSPSAPGAIKVEELISYGRYPHRKNKNTLTKQDQSMIEWAMEVTKTIEYRNDEIAQLSGGQRQRVWLAMTLAQETNILLLDEPTTYLDMAHQLEVLQIVKQLNLEKQCTVVMVLHDINHAARFSDNIIAMKDGEIVQIGSPDEIIHPSVLQKVFQIEARILKDPQTNSPVCFGYECQIKKEINNERNEHYGK encoded by the coding sequence ATGTCAAAAAACACAATTCAAATTGATCAAGTAACTACTGGGTATAGTAAGAAAACGATTATTTCGGACCTTTCACTTGAAATCGAAGAAGGCAAGATAACAACGATAATTGGACCTAACGGTTGTGGGAAATCTACACTTTTGAAAACAATTGGTAGAGTTTTAAAACAAAAATTTGGCGACATCCTTTTATATGACCAAAATATGAAGAGCCTTTCTACAAAAGAGATAGCCAAAAAGTTGGCAATACTATCTCAATCACCTTCAGCTCCAGGAGCGATAAAGGTAGAGGAATTAATTTCTTATGGACGGTACCCACATCGTAAAAACAAAAATACATTAACAAAACAGGATCAATCAATGATCGAATGGGCCATGGAAGTTACAAAAACGATCGAATACCGAAATGATGAAATAGCACAATTATCCGGTGGGCAGCGCCAACGAGTATGGCTAGCAATGACGCTAGCACAAGAAACAAATATACTATTACTTGATGAACCAACTACGTATTTGGATATGGCCCACCAACTAGAAGTGCTACAAATTGTAAAACAATTAAACCTAGAAAAACAGTGCACCGTAGTTATGGTGTTGCATGATATCAATCATGCAGCTAGATTTTCAGACAATATTATCGCTATGAAGGATGGAGAAATTGTTCAAATTGGTAGCCCAGATGAAATCATACACCCTTCTGTGTTACAAAAAGTTTTTCAAATTGAAGCAAGGATTCTCAAAGATCCTCAAACAAATAGTCCTGTTTGCTTTGGCTATGAATGTCAAATTAAGAAGGAGATTAATAATGAGCGAAACGAACATTATGGAAAATAA